One Ignavibacterium album JCM 16511 genomic region harbors:
- a CDS encoding T9SS type A sorting domain-containing protein, with the protein MKISSLIVITFLLLTPFFIKVNAQSLTWLGTLGGNTSEASDVSSDGSTVVGTTQDSGGMYIGFAWQDFTGSMVNLGTLGGNYSGAAGVSDFGANIAGTTRDSLFKTRAFIYANGVMFDIDPLGLFEHVYANDISPDGNIVVGFYQDSNLNDRAYYYFAGSFLSDIGTLGGESSQATAISGGVNPIIVGISQTGNFEFHAFKKVGNQMDDLGTLGGDFSMATNISENQDFIVGYSNGSNHNDHAFLWTASGGMQDLGTLGGNKSSASSVSDNGIVVGWSRTETGMANAFIWSADSGMQNLNTLYSNLIPVTGKLIIAESISANGRYIVGTGYQSNPELVEAFLLDRGNLSSVDKDKDLPKEFSLAQNCPNPFNPSTKIKYVIPNGVRNLVTLKVHDILGNEVATLVNEEKPAGVYAVEFDASNLSSGIYFYKINAGSFSETKKMILLR; encoded by the coding sequence ATGAAAATAAGTTCTTTAATTGTAATAACATTTTTATTGCTTACACCTTTTTTTATAAAAGTGAATGCCCAATCACTAACCTGGCTTGGAACACTCGGTGGAAATACAAGCGAAGCTTCTGATGTTTCCTCTGATGGATCAACAGTAGTTGGGACAACGCAAGATAGCGGAGGAATGTATATTGGATTTGCATGGCAAGACTTCACTGGTAGTATGGTTAATCTTGGAACTTTGGGAGGTAATTATAGCGGTGCAGCAGGAGTCTCAGATTTTGGTGCAAACATTGCTGGAACGACACGTGACTCATTATTTAAAACCCGCGCATTTATATACGCAAACGGAGTAATGTTTGATATCGATCCTTTGGGATTATTTGAACATGTATATGCGAACGATATCTCACCCGATGGTAACATAGTTGTTGGGTTTTATCAGGATAGCAACTTAAATGATCGGGCTTATTATTACTTTGCAGGATCATTTTTAAGTGATATCGGAACACTTGGTGGGGAATCAAGTCAAGCCACTGCAATTTCAGGAGGGGTTAATCCTATAATTGTCGGAATATCACAAACGGGCAATTTTGAATTTCACGCTTTTAAGAAAGTGGGCAATCAAATGGATGATCTCGGAACACTCGGTGGTGACTTCAGTATGGCAACAAATATTTCTGAAAACCAAGATTTCATAGTAGGGTATTCTAATGGTTCGAATCATAATGATCATGCTTTCCTTTGGACTGCTTCAGGTGGTATGCAAGATCTTGGTACATTAGGAGGTAACAAAAGCAGTGCTTCGTCTGTATCAGATAACGGAATAGTTGTAGGTTGGAGCCGAACAGAAACAGGGATGGCAAATGCTTTCATCTGGTCAGCGGATTCGGGTATGCAGAATCTAAATACTCTATATTCAAATTTAATCCCTGTTACTGGAAAACTTATCATAGCTGAAAGTATATCTGCTAATGGAAGATATATTGTTGGAACAGGTTATCAATCAAACCCTGAATTAGTAGAAGCGTTCCTGCTTGATCGTGGAAATTTAAGTAGTGTCGATAAGGATAAAGATTTACCTAAAGAATTTTCCTTAGCACAAAACTGTCCTAATCCTTTTAATCCTTCTACAAAAATTAAGTATGTCATTCCGAACGGAGTGAGGAATCTGGTAACCTTAAAAGTTCACGATATTCTCGGCAATGAAGTAGCTACACTTGTTAACGAAGAAAAACCAGCCGGAGTTTATGCAGTTGAATTTGATGCTTCGAATCTTTCATCAGGAATTTATTTCTACAAGATTAATGCTGGTTCGTTTAGTGAAACAAAGAAGATGATTTTATTAAGATAA
- a CDS encoding T9SS type A sorting domain-containing protein, translating into MKNLFLFIVVVLLVLFTGFIKPQEVYTINSLADDQYSYAYDNPNTPQDESRDGICRDALGRCTLRAAMEEAHNRNTSAKFNFSISGTIDLIDAITLEDFCEIDGANQIELSGMTAIVAQNNTKIRGLRISTIYGVELGGENNIVGDFPYYNEFVNCFIGLAVGGDNNKIFNNYFGITQDGTLMPNQYGILVTGSNNEIGKADMANGNLICGNAVVGVEIGTGNNNKVQHNLIGTTFDGRTDVGNGQGIVIAGSDNNLIGGDNWDDGNVISGNTVYGIIISGAPPESYSANNIIKNNIIGLNPDKTAAVPNGRGITITNGTMSAEIVDNIISGNTNEGINIFGYDDETYTNGHIIHGNSIGTDGAQGSFPNQGDGILIAGNVGIVKIGQDENGNYTGNTIVGNGSAGVDIVPLQGYSPERITVRHNILNSNTLTNLFVDTSANNRIREPFNLSFNSGVITGKHALPNAIIDIYSANKFELPASAYFRIGTTNTDGNGNFSYSTNLNLDAIAVTATDFWGNTSNFARLNIVTDVENEKQIPTEFSLAQNYPNPFNPSTKIRFIIPNVGSELAQTVLKVYDILGNEVATLVNEEKPAGVYEVELDASQLSSGIYFYKLQASSFTETKKMTVLK; encoded by the coding sequence ATGAAAAATTTATTTCTTTTTATCGTGGTGGTTTTATTAGTCCTTTTTACAGGATTCATTAAACCGCAGGAAGTTTATACAATTAATTCCCTGGCAGACGATCAGTATTCCTATGCATACGACAATCCCAATACACCTCAGGATGAATCAAGAGATGGAATCTGCAGAGACGCGCTGGGAAGATGCACACTTAGAGCAGCTATGGAGGAAGCTCACAATAGGAACACATCTGCAAAATTTAACTTTAGTATTTCTGGTACAATTGATTTAATTGATGCAATCACTCTTGAAGACTTTTGCGAAATAGATGGAGCTAATCAAATTGAATTGAGCGGTATGACGGCAATAGTGGCTCAAAACAATACTAAAATTCGAGGACTTCGCATTTCAACAATATATGGAGTTGAGCTTGGAGGTGAAAATAATATTGTTGGTGATTTCCCTTATTATAATGAATTTGTTAATTGTTTTATAGGGCTCGCAGTTGGTGGAGATAACAATAAAATATTCAATAACTATTTTGGAATTACTCAAGATGGGACGCTAATGCCAAATCAATATGGAATTTTAGTTACCGGAAGTAATAATGAAATTGGTAAAGCTGATATGGCAAACGGAAATCTAATTTGTGGAAATGCGGTAGTCGGGGTTGAAATTGGTACAGGCAATAACAATAAAGTTCAACATAATCTTATCGGAACTACATTTGACGGAAGAACAGACGTTGGTAATGGACAGGGCATAGTAATAGCAGGGTCAGATAATAACTTAATTGGGGGTGATAATTGGGATGATGGAAATGTTATTTCGGGCAATACAGTTTATGGCATCATTATTAGTGGTGCACCACCGGAAAGTTATTCAGCTAATAACATAATTAAGAATAATATCATTGGTTTAAATCCTGATAAAACTGCTGCTGTTCCAAATGGTAGAGGGATAACAATTACAAATGGGACGATGAGTGCAGAAATAGTTGATAATATTATATCAGGAAATACTAATGAAGGAATTAACATTTTTGGTTATGATGATGAAACATATACAAATGGTCATATTATTCATGGTAATTCAATTGGAACTGACGGCGCCCAGGGTTCTTTTCCTAATCAAGGAGATGGAATTTTAATTGCTGGGAATGTAGGAATAGTAAAAATCGGACAGGATGAAAATGGAAACTACACAGGTAACACAATAGTTGGTAACGGATCTGCTGGAGTTGACATTGTTCCCTTGCAGGGTTACTCTCCCGAGCGAATTACTGTTAGACACAATATTTTAAATTCAAACACTCTGACAAATCTTTTTGTTGATACTTCAGCTAATAACAGAATTAGAGAGCCATTTAATCTCAGTTTTAATTCCGGAGTAATCACAGGCAAGCACGCACTGCCTAATGCAATAATAGATATTTACAGCGCTAATAAATTTGAACTGCCTGCCTCTGCATATTTTAGAATCGGAACAACAAATACTGATGGCAATGGTAATTTTTCTTACTCAACTAATCTTAATCTTGATGCAATAGCTGTTACTGCTACTGATTTTTGGGGTAACACATCTAACTTTGCAAGATTAAACATTGTAACCGATGTTGAAAATGAAAAACAAATTCCAACAGAATTTTCCTTAGCACAAAACTATCCTAATCCTTTTAATCCTTCTACAAAAATTAGATTCATAATCCCAAATGTAGGGTCTGAGCTTGCTCAGACCGTGTTAAAAGTTTACGATATTCTTGGCAACGAAGTAGCCACACTAGTTAACGAAGAAAAGCCAGCCGGAGTTTATGAAGTTGAGCTTGATGCTTCACAACTTTCTTCAGGAATTTATTTCTACAAACTGCAAGCAAGTTCCTTTACTGAAACAAAAAAAATGACAGTTTTAAAATAA
- a CDS encoding YCF48-related protein, producing the protein MKKFYLVIITLLLISEIFAQSPAWFWQNPLPQGNQLNSVAFIGQNNGFAVGNYGTLLKTTNGGSNWEFLQPFRPKNLNSLFFVNANVGYAVGDSGLIVKTTNGGNSWISQNTGIDTTLTDIYFLNENFGFAVGYWGLVLKTTNGGLSWSSQSFYYNNNRVLILDSNNAFIPHDFGMFRTTNGGVNWFSVNLSQNITLRDVKFISNQVGYAVGGYLTQGHIIKTTDGGNNWTNIMNNNQWGFTGLFFKDSSTGFATGYSGTLLKTTDGGNNWTNISFDTYNDLLKGTFFDSVNGIIVGSGGAIYKTTNGGDSWNKVTYGTDQFLFSSYFLNNSFGMATGGQGVILKTTNGGINWVEKNVNLISNPSITDIHIFDNNNALAVGSFGFIHKTTDGGETWNSFSGLNANDLWRLKFVSDTIGFAVGSWGTIIKTTNSGISWNFSNSGISNSILLFDCDFNDQNTGFICGSGGTILKTSDGGLNWVNLNSGTTTWLRGIDFWDDNLGLAVGDNYLILRTTNGGVSWDSLSAIQLAYNYNSVKFVTPQYAIIVGDEGKILISSDGGINWQEQISGTDNALFRVTVVDTATYYVVGEKGTILKTINAGVPVELKNFNANVNGNSVFLEWTTATELNNSGFQIQRREKKNELGDNWISIGFVKGNGTTTERNRYTFVDKRISSGKYQYRLKQIDFDGSFEYSNIVDIEITSPDKFLLEQNYPNPFNPSTKITFVIPNVGSRLALTILKVYDILGNEVTTLVNEEKPAGVYEVEFDASQLSSGIYFYRLSSGSFSETKKMILIK; encoded by the coding sequence ATGAAAAAATTTTATTTAGTTATTATAACATTATTATTAATTTCTGAAATCTTTGCACAATCACCAGCATGGTTTTGGCAGAATCCATTACCTCAAGGTAATCAACTTAATTCAGTTGCATTTATAGGTCAGAACAATGGTTTTGCAGTTGGGAATTATGGAACTTTACTCAAAACTACCAATGGAGGAAGTAATTGGGAATTTCTTCAACCATTCAGACCAAAAAATCTTAACTCTCTATTTTTTGTTAATGCTAATGTTGGTTATGCAGTTGGTGATAGTGGGTTAATAGTAAAAACAACAAATGGTGGTAATAGCTGGATAAGTCAGAATACCGGAATAGATACAACCTTAACTGACATTTATTTCTTAAATGAAAATTTTGGTTTTGCTGTCGGTTATTGGGGCCTGGTTTTAAAAACTACTAATGGTGGATTAAGCTGGAGTAGTCAAAGTTTCTACTACAACAACAATAGAGTATTAATTCTCGATTCAAATAATGCTTTTATTCCACACGATTTCGGCATGTTTCGAACGACGAATGGAGGTGTCAATTGGTTTAGTGTTAATTTAAGTCAAAACATCACATTAAGAGATGTGAAGTTTATTAGTAATCAAGTTGGTTATGCTGTCGGTGGTTATTTAACTCAGGGACATATAATTAAAACCACAGATGGTGGTAATAATTGGACAAACATTATGAATAATAATCAGTGGGGATTTACCGGGTTATTTTTCAAGGATTCTAGCACCGGATTTGCTACAGGTTATTCAGGCACATTATTAAAAACCACAGATGGTGGTAATAATTGGACAAATATTTCATTTGATACTTATAATGATTTGTTAAAAGGAACATTCTTCGATTCTGTCAACGGCATTATTGTAGGTTCCGGTGGAGCTATCTATAAAACTACAAATGGTGGTGATAGCTGGAATAAAGTTACATACGGTACTGACCAGTTTCTTTTTTCTTCATATTTTCTTAACAATTCCTTTGGAATGGCGACAGGAGGGCAGGGCGTTATTCTAAAAACTACAAATGGCGGAATAAATTGGGTCGAGAAAAATGTAAACCTGATTTCAAATCCTTCTATAACTGATATTCACATATTTGATAATAATAATGCTTTAGCTGTTGGTAGTTTCGGCTTTATCCATAAGACTACAGATGGTGGAGAAACATGGAATTCTTTTAGCGGATTAAATGCAAATGACCTGTGGAGATTAAAGTTTGTAAGTGATACCATTGGTTTTGCTGTTGGTAGTTGGGGAACAATAATTAAAACTACTAATAGTGGAATTAGCTGGAATTTTTCCAATTCCGGAATTTCAAATTCTATTTTATTATTTGATTGTGATTTTAATGATCAGAACACTGGATTTATTTGTGGAAGTGGTGGAACGATTTTAAAGACCTCGGATGGTGGTCTCAATTGGGTTAACTTAAATTCGGGAACCACAACCTGGTTAAGAGGAATTGATTTTTGGGATGATAATCTTGGACTTGCAGTTGGCGATAATTATCTGATTCTCAGAACAACCAATGGAGGAGTTAGCTGGGATTCTTTATCAGCTATTCAATTAGCTTATAATTATAATAGTGTAAAGTTTGTAACTCCACAATATGCAATTATCGTAGGAGACGAAGGTAAAATTCTAATTTCTTCCGATGGTGGTATTAATTGGCAGGAACAGATTAGTGGTACTGATAATGCTCTTTTCAGAGTTACGGTGGTTGATACTGCTACATACTATGTTGTTGGTGAAAAAGGCACCATTCTTAAAACAATTAACGCCGGAGTACCGGTTGAACTGAAGAATTTTAATGCAAATGTAAATGGCAATTCAGTATTTCTTGAATGGACAACAGCAACTGAGTTAAACAATTCCGGGTTTCAAATACAAAGACGGGAAAAGAAAAACGAGTTAGGCGATAATTGGATTAGTATTGGATTCGTCAAAGGAAACGGAACGACTACTGAGCGAAATAGATATACATTCGTTGATAAAAGAATTTCAAGCGGTAAATATCAGTATAGATTAAAGCAAATTGATTTTGATGGTTCATTCGAATATTCAAACATTGTTGATATCGAGATAACCTCACCGGATAAATTTTTATTAGAACAAAACTATCCAAACCCATTCAATCCTTCTACAAAAATTACTTTTGTAATTCCAAATGTAGGGTCAAGGCTTGCCCTGACCATCTTAAAAGTTTACGACATTCTCGGCAATGAAGTGACAACACTAGTTAACGAAGAAAAACCAGCCGGAGTTTATGAAGTTGAATTTGATGCTTCACAACTATCATCTGGAATTTATTTCTATAGACTGAGCTCTGGTTCATTCAGCGAAACAAAAAAGATGATTTTAATTAAGTAA
- a CDS encoding T9SS type A sorting domain-containing protein, with product MKLKILFIALLGFAANILPQSMLTIGTGASLTVSVGADICADSISGTIQGGGTICGNPNSVALENGKPIPTVFALEQNYPNPFNPTTRISWQSPVADHQTLKVYDLLGNELAVLVSQFLEAGNYSTEFNASSLTSGIYIYRLQVGDKVFTKKMTLLK from the coding sequence ATGAAATTAAAAATATTATTCATTGCTCTGTTGGGATTTGCCGCAAACATTTTACCACAAAGCATGCTTACTATCGGCACAGGTGCAAGTTTAACTGTATCTGTAGGTGCAGATATATGTGCTGATAGCATTTCAGGGACTATTCAAGGAGGCGGCACAATATGCGGCAATCCCAACTCCGTTGCATTGGAAAACGGAAAACCAATTCCAACCGTGTTTGCTTTAGAGCAAAACTATCCCAATCCATTTAATCCAACTACCAGAATTAGTTGGCAGTCACCTGTGGCAGATCATCAAACACTAAAAGTTTATGATCTGCTTGGTAATGAATTAGCAGTATTAGTCAGCCAATTTCTTGAAGCTGGAAATTACAGTACTGAGTTCAATGCGTCATCGCTTACAAGTGGAATATATATTTATCGTTTGCAGGTTGGTGATAAAGTGTTTACGAAAAAAATGACACTACTTAAATAA
- a CDS encoding tail fiber domain-containing protein: MKSLTISLVLFVFFSTFSFAQNVEAKVGTNGSFTVFNSNNNSLLSVSETDQILNISNINLPNTVNQSSGIISKAGLRFLHTYGDNNVFLGYNSGNFTLSSSSNGNIAFGTNTLQGLTTGVENTAVGNASLSLVTTGNYNSAFGSFSLQPNTIGYNNSAFGYASLRSNTQGYGNTATGVAALYYNTTGHDNCAYGGSSLYQNTTGFFNSAFGMGSLKKNNGDENSAFGQSALFENTSGYSNSAFGTIALSGNTTGFFNTAIGYSAGSTVTTGSNLTLIGYNAQPSSQNSTNQITLGNNSITSLRCNVTSISSLSDARDKKNIKDLSLGLDFLMNVKPREFNWDKREWYESGVNDGSKMNEAPTAGFIAQELDEAQTKANAEWLNLVLKDNPEKLEATMGNLFPIVVKAVQDLKIEKDKEIASLKSENEQLRKELDALKEVQMRLAKLEQMMNSAEVKFSSYTGE, encoded by the coding sequence ATGAAATCTCTAACAATCTCTCTTGTTCTGTTTGTATTCTTTTCAACTTTTTCTTTTGCTCAAAATGTAGAAGCTAAAGTTGGGACCAATGGTTCATTCACTGTATTTAACTCAAATAACAATAGCTTGTTAAGTGTAAGTGAAACTGATCAAATTCTTAACATAAGTAATATCAACTTACCTAATACTGTCAATCAGTCCTCAGGGATTATATCAAAAGCAGGCCTTAGGTTCTTGCACACTTATGGTGACAATAACGTGTTCCTGGGATATAACTCTGGAAATTTTACTCTTTCCAGTTCTTCTAATGGAAACATTGCATTTGGAACTAACACACTTCAAGGGTTGACGACTGGAGTTGAAAATACCGCTGTTGGAAATGCATCACTATCATTAGTTACCACTGGTAATTATAACTCTGCTTTTGGGTCTTTTTCTTTACAACCAAATACAATTGGTTACAATAATTCTGCGTTTGGGTACGCATCACTTCGCAGTAATACACAAGGTTATGGGAATACTGCAACAGGAGTGGCTGCCTTATATTATAATACTACTGGTCACGACAATTGTGCATATGGTGGTTCTTCACTTTATCAAAATACTACAGGTTTCTTTAATTCTGCTTTTGGAATGGGTTCCTTAAAGAAAAATAATGGTGATGAGAATTCGGCATTTGGTCAGTCAGCCCTTTTTGAAAATACAAGTGGTTATAGCAATTCTGCATTTGGTACCATTGCACTGTCTGGCAATACAACCGGTTTCTTTAATACTGCAATTGGCTATTCTGCCGGAAGCACTGTAACCACAGGTTCGAATCTTACTCTGATAGGATATAATGCTCAACCATCGTCACAAAACTCAACCAATCAAATAACGCTTGGTAATAATTCAATCACGAGTTTGCGTTGTAATGTTACTTCAATTTCATCTCTTTCTGATGCCCGTGATAAAAAGAATATTAAAGATTTATCACTTGGTCTTGATTTTTTGATGAATGTAAAACCCAGAGAATTTAATTGGGATAAAAGAGAATGGTACGAATCGGGAGTTAATGACGGCAGCAAAATGAATGAAGCTCCAACTGCCGGTTTTATTGCACAGGAACTTGATGAAGCTCAGACAAAAGCCAATGCAGAATGGCTGAACCTTGTATTAAAGGATAATCCCGAGAAACTTGAAGCAACGATGGGTAATCTTTTCCCCATAGTTGTAAAAGCGGTTCAGGACCTTAAAATTGAAAAAGATAAAGAAATTGCAAGCTTAAAATCTGAAAATGAGCAATTAAGAAAAGAGCTGGATGCACTTAAAGAAGTGCAAATGCGTCTTGCCAAACTTGAACAGATGATGAACAGTGCTGAAGTTAAATTTTCTAGCTACACTGGTGAATAA
- a CDS encoding T9SS type A sorting domain-containing protein, which produces MKKILTTIALVNFFLSISIFSQTIPALPTPASYAAAEVWGDSIYFFGGSNDFSGTELYKRIYKYNGTSWSYYDTIPFDHVWGFESAIKGDSVFLFGGWPSGAGKFYLYRLSTKTWTQLANGPLVFSNYGHTMEFLNGYVYAFYNGSAARYDPSTNGWVNLTSANNSASFSSSTVYNNEIYITGWSLSLFYKYNPTSNTWTQLADLPEFVSGGSLRAIDNNIYLVGGSTGFSNGTLLKIYKYDVSTNQWTLYGQTISSKRAYMEDVLYKNKFYILGGMNENFQAVNTVEFVMNQTTDVDDNNVIPTDFVLEQNYPNPFNPSTKITFVVPNVGSGLALTVLKVYDILGNEVTTLVNEEKPAGVYEVEFNAGNLSSGFYFYELQAGNFLQTKKMILIK; this is translated from the coding sequence ATGAAAAAGATTCTTACAACAATTGCTCTTGTTAATTTTTTTCTTAGCATATCAATCTTTTCACAGACAATCCCAGCTCTCCCAACTCCGGCATCTTATGCAGCTGCAGAAGTCTGGGGCGACTCAATCTATTTCTTCGGCGGTTCAAATGATTTTAGTGGTACCGAATTATACAAAAGAATTTATAAATATAATGGTACTTCCTGGAGCTACTATGACACAATACCGTTCGATCATGTGTGGGGCTTCGAATCTGCTATAAAAGGTGACAGCGTTTTTCTTTTTGGTGGTTGGCCAAGCGGAGCTGGGAAATTTTATCTTTACAGATTGAGCACCAAAACCTGGACACAACTTGCAAATGGTCCTTTGGTATTTTCGAACTATGGTCACACGATGGAATTTCTTAACGGATATGTTTATGCTTTCTACAATGGCTCTGCTGCAAGATATGATCCATCAACTAATGGTTGGGTAAATCTGACAAGTGCTAATAATTCTGCAAGCTTTTCTTCTTCCACTGTTTATAACAATGAAATTTATATTACCGGATGGTCGCTTTCATTATTCTATAAATACAATCCAACATCAAACACTTGGACACAATTAGCGGATTTACCTGAATTTGTTTCAGGTGGTTCATTAAGAGCAATAGACAATAACATTTATTTGGTCGGTGGTTCAACCGGGTTTTCAAACGGCACTTTGCTAAAAATTTATAAATATGATGTATCAACAAATCAATGGACATTATACGGTCAGACTATAAGCTCAAAACGAGCTTATATGGAAGATGTTCTTTATAAAAACAAATTTTATATTCTCGGGGGGATGAATGAAAATTTTCAGGCAGTGAATACAGTTGAATTTGTTATGAATCAAACCACAGATGTTGATGATAACAATGTAATTCCAACCGATTTTGTGTTAGAACAGAACTATCCAAATCCATTCAACCCTTCTACAAAAATTACTTTTGTCGTTCCAAATGTAGGGTCAGGGCTCGCCCTGACAGTATTAAAAGTTTACGATATTCTTGGCAACGAAGTGACAACACTGGTTAACGAGGAAAAACCAGCCGGAGTTTATGAAGTAGAGTTCAATGCAGGAAATCTCTCATCAGGATTTTATTTCTACGAATTGCAGGCGGGTAACTTCCTTCAGACCAAAAAAATGATTCTCATCAAATAA